A region from the Achromobacter seleniivolatilans genome encodes:
- the fabG gene encoding 3-oxoacyl-ACP reductase FabG, with protein MDNTSIELQGKIALVTGATRGIGRAIAQELAARGATVVGTATSESGAAAITEALAPFGGRGVVLNVTDAEACDALIDALGKEGGGPHILVNNAGITRDTLAMRMKDDDWSAVLDTNLTSVFRLSRAVLRSMMKARWGRIINVTSVVGSSGNAGQANYAAAKAGVSGMSRALARELGSRNITVNCVAPGFIDTDMTRALAESQTTALLQQIPLGRLGSPEDIAHAVAFLSGPQAGYITGTTLHVNGGMYMQ; from the coding sequence ATGGACAACACCTCGATCGAATTGCAGGGCAAGATCGCGCTGGTGACCGGCGCCACGCGTGGCATTGGCCGCGCCATTGCCCAAGAGCTGGCTGCGCGCGGCGCAACCGTTGTCGGTACTGCGACGTCCGAATCGGGCGCTGCGGCCATCACTGAAGCGCTGGCGCCGTTTGGCGGCCGCGGAGTGGTGCTCAATGTGACCGACGCCGAAGCCTGCGACGCACTGATCGACGCACTGGGCAAGGAAGGCGGCGGTCCGCATATCCTCGTCAATAACGCCGGTATCACGCGTGATACGCTGGCGATGCGCATGAAGGACGACGATTGGTCGGCCGTCTTGGATACCAACCTGACTTCCGTGTTTCGTTTGTCGCGCGCCGTGTTGCGCAGCATGATGAAGGCTCGTTGGGGACGCATCATCAACGTCACTTCGGTCGTGGGTTCCAGCGGTAACGCCGGTCAAGCCAACTACGCTGCGGCCAAGGCCGGTGTGTCTGGCATGTCCCGTGCGCTGGCCCGTGAATTGGGTAGCCGCAACATCACGGTGAACTGTGTTGCTCCCGGCTTCATCGATACCGATATGACGCGTGCGTTGGCTGAAAGCCAGACGACCGCCTTGCTGCAACAGATTCCGCTGGGCCGTTTGGGCTCGCCCGAAGACATCGCCCATGCGGTGGCCTTCTTGTCCGGGCCGCAAGCGGGTTACATTACCGGCACCACCCTGCACGTCAACGGCGGGATGTACATGCAATAA
- the fabD gene encoding ACP S-malonyltransferase has product MKIAFVFPGQGSQAVGMLDAWSGVSAVTDTVAQATQALGQDLGALIAQGPVEQLNLTTNTQPAMLTAGVAVYAAWCAAGGRKPDVVAGHSLGEYAALTAAGSLKLDDAVRLVRVRADAMQAAVPVGTGGMAAILGLDDDAVRAACAAAAQGEIVEAVNFNAPAQVVIAGHKAAVERACELAKAAGAKRALLLPVSAPFHSSLLKPAADVLAGALAAVPVAAPQIQVINNVDVASPTEPGAIRDALVRQAWHPVRWVETLRAMKAQGVTHVIECGPGKVLAGLTKRIDPELTGLAITDPASLEAALAAVNGN; this is encoded by the coding sequence ATGAAAATCGCTTTTGTCTTTCCCGGCCAAGGTTCGCAAGCTGTTGGCATGCTGGATGCCTGGTCTGGCGTTTCCGCCGTCACCGATACCGTGGCGCAAGCGACGCAGGCCTTGGGCCAGGATCTGGGCGCGCTGATTGCTCAGGGTCCGGTGGAACAGCTCAATCTGACCACCAATACCCAGCCCGCCATGCTGACGGCCGGTGTTGCGGTGTATGCCGCCTGGTGTGCTGCGGGTGGCCGCAAGCCCGACGTGGTGGCCGGACATAGCCTGGGCGAATACGCTGCACTGACTGCCGCAGGGTCGCTCAAGCTTGACGACGCCGTGCGCCTGGTGCGTGTGCGCGCCGATGCCATGCAGGCCGCTGTGCCGGTGGGCACTGGCGGCATGGCTGCCATTCTGGGTCTGGACGACGATGCCGTGCGCGCAGCTTGCGCCGCCGCCGCCCAAGGCGAAATCGTTGAAGCCGTCAATTTCAATGCGCCGGCGCAGGTTGTCATCGCTGGCCACAAGGCCGCTGTTGAGCGTGCTTGCGAACTGGCCAAGGCTGCAGGCGCCAAGCGCGCCTTGCTGCTGCCGGTGTCCGCGCCGTTCCATTCCAGTTTGCTCAAGCCCGCGGCCGACGTGCTGGCTGGCGCGCTGGCTGCTGTGCCGGTGGCCGCGCCTCAAATTCAAGTCATCAATAACGTCGATGTGGCCTCGCCCACGGAGCCCGGGGCAATCCGGGATGCGCTGGTGCGGCAGGCATGGCATCCTGTGCGCTGGGTCGAAACCCTGCGCGCCATGAAGGCGCAAGGTGTCACGCACGTCATCGAATGCGGCCCTGGCAAAGTGCTGGCCGGGCTGACCAAGCGCATCGACCCCGAACTTACTGGTCTGGCTATTACAGATCCGGCTTCGCTGGAAGCCGCGTTGGCCGCCGTGAACGGAAATTAA